From the genome of Pelobacter propionicus DSM 2379, one region includes:
- a CDS encoding single-stranded DNA-binding protein → MASLNKVMLIGNLGRDPEVRYTASGQAVASFNLATTEKFKNRNGEWEERTEWHRVTLWARLAEIAGEYLSKGKTVYIEGRLQTREYEKDGIKRYTTEIVGEKMQMLSPKGERRSSGDSYSPAPAGTSGGGYEPPPFQDDDIPF, encoded by the coding sequence ATGGCCAGTCTCAACAAAGTAATGCTGATCGGAAATCTGGGCAGGGACCCGGAGGTGCGCTACACCGCATCCGGTCAGGCCGTTGCCAGCTTCAACCTGGCGACCACCGAAAAATTCAAGAACAGGAACGGGGAATGGGAGGAGCGCACTGAATGGCACCGGGTGACCCTCTGGGCCCGTCTGGCCGAGATCGCCGGGGAGTACCTCTCCAAGGGCAAAACCGTCTACATCGAGGGACGCCTACAGACCAGGGAATACGAGAAGGACGGTATCAAGCGCTATACCACCGAGATCGTGGGAGAAAAGATGCAGATGCTCTCCCCCAAGGGTGAGCGCCGCAGCAGTGGTGATTCCTACTCCCCCGCACCGGCGGGCACCAGTGGCGGCGGCTATGAACCGCCCCCCTTCCAGGATGACGACATTCCGTTCTGA